The Apis mellifera strain DH4 linkage group LG8, Amel_HAv3.1, whole genome shotgun sequence genome contains a region encoding:
- the LOC412200 gene encoding threonine--tRNA ligase, cytoplasmic isoform X3, giving the protein MVDMCDNVVNNMENLNIKEEKTKMKKKKIAVTDEKSISELNPWPNYIQDRIILWDKLKAEYEESLASKSMTDIKVILPDGKEIIAQSWHTTPYEIAKNISQGLADNTIIAKVNNELWDLDRPLEFNCKLELLKFDHPDAQQVFWHSSAHILGETMERVYGGCLCYGPPIENGFYYDMYLDDKGISNLDFPFLESLYKSIVKDKQPFERLEMTKEDLLEMFKYNEFKIRIINEKIHTPTTTVYRCGPLIDLCRGPHIRHTGKVKAIKITKNSSTYWEGNANAESLQRVYGISFPDTKQLKEWEKFQEEAAKRDHRKIGKEQELFFFHELSPGSCFFQPRGAYIYNTLVEFIRSEYRKRGFQEVVTPNIYNNKLWQTSGHWLHYAENMFSFDVEKETFALKPMNCPGHCMIFDVRNRSWRELPLRMADFGVLHRNEMSGALTGLTRVRRFQQDDAHIFCSVDQIKDEMIGALEFLKHVYSVFGFTFNLCLSTRPEKYLGDLEMWNQAEKALAESLDAFGEQWKINPEDGAFYGPKIDITIMDALKRAHQCATIQLDFQLPIRFNLSYVNEAGEKTRPVIIHRAILGSVERMIAILTESYAGKWPFWLSPRQVMVIPVSSQFDDYAIQVKDKLWNDGFMAELDTDPSDTLNKKIRNAQLAQFNFILVVGEKELNAGTVNVRTRDNVVHGEILVDDLLKKFRIFKERKDKNCEENF; this is encoded by the exons ATGGTCGATATGTGTGACAACGTGGTGAATAACATGGAAAACCTGAatataaaggaagaaaag acgaaaatgaagaaaaaaaagattgccgTTACAgatgaaaaatctatttccGAATTAAATCCTTGGCCAAATTACATTCAG GATCGTATTATATTGTGGGATAAGCTTAAAGCAGAATATGAAGAATCATTAGCTTCAAAATCAATGACTGATATAAAAGTGATTCTTCCTGATGGAAAGGAAATTATTGCTCAATCTTGGCATACAACACCATATGAAATTGCTAAGAATATTAGTCAAGGTTTAGCAGATAATACTATAATTGCTAAGGTTAATAATGAATTGTGGGATCTTGATAGAcctttagaatttaattgcaAACTTGAACTTCTTAAATTTGATCATCCAGATGCCCAACAAGTTTTTTGGCATTCCAGTGCTCATATTTTGGGAGAAACTATGGAAAGAGTTTATGGTGGTTGTTTATGTTATGGACCACCAATAGAAAAtggattttattatgatatgtaTTTAGATGATAAAGGAATTTCTAATTTAGATTTTCCATTTCTGGAAAGtctttataaaagtatagtGAAAGACAAACAACCATTTGAGAGATTAGAAATGACTAAGGAAGACCTTTTAgagatgtttaaatataatgaatttaaaattcgaattattaatgaaaaaatacataCTCCTACCACTACAGTATATAGATGTGGTCCACTAATTGATTTATGCAGAGGACCACACATTAGACATACTGGAAAAGTTAAAGCTATTAAAATCACCAAAAATTCTTCTACTTATTGGGAAGGAAATGCCAATGCAGAATCTTTACAAAGAGTTTATGGTATTAGTTTTCCAGATACTAAGCAATTAAAAGAATGGGAAAAGTTCCAGGAAGAAGCTGCTAAACGAGATCACAGAAAAATAGGAAAGGAAcaagaattattcttcttccatGAACTTTCTCCAGGATCATGTTTCTTTCAACCACGTGGagcttatatttataatactttagtTGAATTTATTCGTTCTGAATATAGAAAACGAGGTTTTCAAGAGGTAGTCACacctaatatttataataataaattatggcAAACATCCGGTCATTGGTTGCATTATGCAGAAAATATGTTTTCCTTTGATGTTGAGAAGGAAACTTTTGCACTTAAACCAATGAATTGTCCTGGTCATTGTATGATCTTCGATGTTCGTAATAGATCTTGGCGTGAATTACCGTTAAGAATGGCAGATTTTGGAGTATTACATAGAAATGAAATGTCTGGAGCATTAACTGGATTAACTAGAGTTAGGCGTTTTCAACAAGATGATGCACATATATTCTGCTCGGTTGATCAAATTAAAGATGAAATGATTGGTGcacttgaatttttaaaacacgtATATTCTGTGTTTggttttacatttaatttatgtttatctACAAGgcctgaaaaatatttaggagATTTAGAAATGTGGAATCAAGCAGAAAAAGCATTAGCAGAAAGTTTAGATGCATTTGGAGaacaatggaaaattaatccaGAAGATGGTGCATTTTATGGcccaaaaattgatataacaaTTATGGATGCACTTAAAAGAGCTCATCAGTGTGCCACTATTCAATTGGATTTCCAATTAccaattagatttaatttatcttatgtTAA cgaAGCTGGAGAAAAAACGAGACCAGTAATTATTCATAGAGCGATTTTGGGTTCTGTAGAAAGAATGATTGCAATTTTAACAGAATCTTATGCTGGAAAATGGCCATTTTGGTTATCTCCGCGGCAAGTAATGGTTATACCAGTAAGTTCTCAGTTTGATGATTATGCCATACAAGTAAAAGATAAACTTTGGAATGATGGATTTATGGCAGAACTTGACACAGATCCAAGTGAtactctaaataaaaaaattagaaacgcCCAACTTGCTcagtttaatttcattcttg ttgTTGGAGAAAAAGAACTTAATGCTGGTACAGTAAATGTACGAACTAGAGATAATGTGGTACATGGAGAAATTCTTGTTGATGATCTACTTAAAAAATTCCGaatattcaaagaaagaaaagataaaaattgtgaagaaaatttttag
- the LOC100578559 gene encoding zinc finger protein 724-like, with protein EYKSMSFILNSEENCKNDIQIQSINLVCPVCNVGYINKKEFYNHLRIHTGDVLLKHMQYFKKDTNNRLETVPKYSLLKKRDNNFYETILRPFKCQQCSLTFDRASQYDYHHRSIHLGEKSQLCEICGKSFFRKADLRTHLNIHLGTNICICEVCGRKFNHISNLIRHCRMHAGIKLYPCSICGKRFTQISSLARHKRIHERVKDDVKFHLQNNFNNSNLQKKDAIYKNKFVEGNAPSQQKVVKRQHYCKICGESFNFIFLLREHEKSHSETLECKNNKMSFQKTIEFKKQTEYNDNFDFFENEINIKKVLPLETIIYITSEQLKKINLENVEDNRNHISQENLCETKILADEELNISQKVTFKNEQTQFVQDTPHLSCKSNCIEKENVTYVCQVDENILKSKLCIQTCELDLQKSETNYNTLINNSVNVTDMFQKIDLSESNSNEHINSDSNINKNREINLIQSGKISDDLNDINNIVNHDESMLRLVQTETGEQFYEFLINNLVEKLPNTQSAKNHENKDDTNINEGNHQEQNIRDDLHNDLNYVQYELQEEEKNFVTNQILLDTQSDFDKYVETNFEVFERLNYDDSSERFLEFVETGLENQSSKISECNKESEEFLQFQNFNQVNALQSNEENIISNNNSNNAIIKTNGKQEKNENDISINEKPKNEQDSKKTKTFLIKFQCTVCEKSFSTSYNYKQHIGTHFADQQKFHCKDCKISFAWKSTLNKHIANNHRPDGPQKFACDICNKIYNTSSQVNEHVKRDHLKQRNHVCSQCGKSFFKKYDLKIHGRIHTDERPYVCRACGKRFHHRSHIIRHERIHF; from the exons gagTATAAAAGCatgtcatttattttaaattcagaagaaaattgtaaaaatgatattcaaataCAATCCATTAATCTTGTATGTCCAGTATGTAATGTTggatatataaacaaaaaagaattctacAATCATTTACGTATCCATACTGGAGATGTACTATTAAAAcatatgcaatattttaaaaaagatacaaacaATAGATTAGAAACAGTGCcaaaatattcgttattaaaaaaaagagataataatttttatgaaactatATTAAGACCTTTTAAATGCCAACAATGCAGTTTAACTTTTGACAGAGCTTCTCAATATGATTATCATCATCGAAGTATACATTTAGGAGAAAAATCTCAGCTTTGTGAAATCTGTGGCAAAAGCTTTTTTCGTAAAGCAGATTTAAGAAcccatttaaatattcacttaggtacaaatatttgcatttgtGAAGTTtgtggaagaaaatttaatcacatatctaatttaattagacATTGCAGAATGCATGCTG gaataaaattatatccatgTTCCATTTGTGGTAAACGTTTTACTCAGATTAGTTCCCTTGCAAGACACAAACGTATTCATGAAAGGGTAAAAGATGatgttaaatttcatttacaaaataatttcaacaatagtaatttacagaaaaaagatgcaatatataagaataag TTTGTTGAAGGTAATGCACCTAGTCAGCAAAAGGTTGTCAAGAGACaacattattgtaaaatttgtggtgaaagtttcaattttatctttctcttaaGAGAGCATGAGAAATCCCATTCAGAAACTTTGGAATGTAAGAATAATAAGATg aGTTTTCAGAAAactatagaatttaaaaaacaaaccgagtataatgataattttgatttctttgaaaatgaaataaatataaaaaaagttttaccattagaaacaattatttatatcacatCAGAAcag ttgaagaaaattaatttagaaaatgttgAAGACAATAGAAATCACATTTcacaagaaaatttatgtgAAACAAAGATTTTAGCAGATGAGGAATTAAATATCTCTCAGAAAGTAACATTTAAGAATGAACAAACTCAATTTGTTCAAGATACTCCACATTTGTCATGTAAATCTAATtgcatagaaaaagaaaatgtaacatATGTTTGTCAAGTAGacgaaaatattctaaaaagtaaattatgtaTACAAACATGCGAATTAGACTTACAAAAATCCGAAAcgaattataatactttaataaataattctgtaaATGTTACTGATATGTTTCAAAAGATAGACCTCTCAGAATCTAATAGCAATGAACATATTAATTctgattcaaatataaataaaaatcgggaaataaatttaatacaaagtggaaaaatatctgatgatttaaatgatataaataatattgtaaatcatGATGAATCAATGTTGCGATTAGTACAGACAGAAACAGGAGaacaattttacgaatttttaattaacaatttagtTGAAAAATTACCGAATACACAATCTGCAAAAAATCATGAGAATAAAgatgatacaaatataaatgaagGAAATCATCAAGAGCAAAATATACGAGATGATTTACATAATGACTTAAATTATGTGCAATATGAATtacaagaggaagaaaaaaattttgttacaaatcaaattttattagacaCACAAtctgattttgataaatatgttgaaacaaatttcgaagtatttgaaagattaaattacgATGACAGTTCCGAACGGTTTCTTGAATTTGTTGAAACAGGACTTGAGAATCAAAGCTCAAAAATTTCAGAATGTAATAAAGAAAGTGAAGAATTCTTacagtttcaaaattttaatcaagttAATGCTCTACAatcaaatgaagaaaatattattagtaataataacagtaataatgcaattattaaaaccaatggaaaacaagaaaaaaatgaaaatgacatTAGTATTAATGAAAAACCAAAGAATGAACAAGAttcaaaaaaaacaaaaacttttttaataaaatttcaatgtacagtatgtgaaaaatctttttcaactagttacaattataaacaaCATATAGGTACTCATTTTGCAGATCagcaaaaatttcattgtaaaGATTGCAAAATATCTTTTGCTTGGAAATCaacattaaataaacatatcgCAAATAATCATAGACCAGATGGTCCACAGAAATTTGCATgtgatatatgtaataaaatttataacacttCTTCGCAAGTAAAT GAACATGTAAAACGTGATCATTTAAAACAACGAAATCATGTTTGTTCTCAATGcggtaaatcattttttaaaaaatacgatttaaaaatacatggtAGAATTCATACTGATGAACGACCTTATGTCTGTCGCGCTTGTGGAAAAAGATTTCATCATCGAAGTCATATTATTCGACACGAACGGATACATTTTTAG
- the LOC412200 gene encoding threonine--tRNA ligase, cytoplasmic isoform X1, whose amino-acid sequence MLTTFFIRNNRNFYNVSKRTHAWVGYKTKMKKKKIAVTDEKSISELNPWPNYIQDRIILWDKLKAEYEESLASKSMTDIKVILPDGKEIIAQSWHTTPYEIAKNISQGLADNTIIAKVNNELWDLDRPLEFNCKLELLKFDHPDAQQVFWHSSAHILGETMERVYGGCLCYGPPIENGFYYDMYLDDKGISNLDFPFLESLYKSIVKDKQPFERLEMTKEDLLEMFKYNEFKIRIINEKIHTPTTTVYRCGPLIDLCRGPHIRHTGKVKAIKITKNSSTYWEGNANAESLQRVYGISFPDTKQLKEWEKFQEEAAKRDHRKIGKEQELFFFHELSPGSCFFQPRGAYIYNTLVEFIRSEYRKRGFQEVVTPNIYNNKLWQTSGHWLHYAENMFSFDVEKETFALKPMNCPGHCMIFDVRNRSWRELPLRMADFGVLHRNEMSGALTGLTRVRRFQQDDAHIFCSVDQIKDEMIGALEFLKHVYSVFGFTFNLCLSTRPEKYLGDLEMWNQAEKALAESLDAFGEQWKINPEDGAFYGPKIDITIMDALKRAHQCATIQLDFQLPIRFNLSYVNEAGEKTRPVIIHRAILGSVERMIAILTESYAGKWPFWLSPRQVMVIPVSSQFDDYAIQVKDKLWNDGFMAELDTDPSDTLNKKIRNAQLAQFNFILVVGEKELNAGTVNVRTRDNVVHGEILVDDLLKKFRIFKERKDKNCEENF is encoded by the exons atgttgacGACTTTCTTTATTCGCAATAATAGAAACTTTTATAATGTTTCTAAAAGGACACATGCTTGGGTTGGTTATAAA acgaaaatgaagaaaaaaaagattgccgTTACAgatgaaaaatctatttccGAATTAAATCCTTGGCCAAATTACATTCAG GATCGTATTATATTGTGGGATAAGCTTAAAGCAGAATATGAAGAATCATTAGCTTCAAAATCAATGACTGATATAAAAGTGATTCTTCCTGATGGAAAGGAAATTATTGCTCAATCTTGGCATACAACACCATATGAAATTGCTAAGAATATTAGTCAAGGTTTAGCAGATAATACTATAATTGCTAAGGTTAATAATGAATTGTGGGATCTTGATAGAcctttagaatttaattgcaAACTTGAACTTCTTAAATTTGATCATCCAGATGCCCAACAAGTTTTTTGGCATTCCAGTGCTCATATTTTGGGAGAAACTATGGAAAGAGTTTATGGTGGTTGTTTATGTTATGGACCACCAATAGAAAAtggattttattatgatatgtaTTTAGATGATAAAGGAATTTCTAATTTAGATTTTCCATTTCTGGAAAGtctttataaaagtatagtGAAAGACAAACAACCATTTGAGAGATTAGAAATGACTAAGGAAGACCTTTTAgagatgtttaaatataatgaatttaaaattcgaattattaatgaaaaaatacataCTCCTACCACTACAGTATATAGATGTGGTCCACTAATTGATTTATGCAGAGGACCACACATTAGACATACTGGAAAAGTTAAAGCTATTAAAATCACCAAAAATTCTTCTACTTATTGGGAAGGAAATGCCAATGCAGAATCTTTACAAAGAGTTTATGGTATTAGTTTTCCAGATACTAAGCAATTAAAAGAATGGGAAAAGTTCCAGGAAGAAGCTGCTAAACGAGATCACAGAAAAATAGGAAAGGAAcaagaattattcttcttccatGAACTTTCTCCAGGATCATGTTTCTTTCAACCACGTGGagcttatatttataatactttagtTGAATTTATTCGTTCTGAATATAGAAAACGAGGTTTTCAAGAGGTAGTCACacctaatatttataataataaattatggcAAACATCCGGTCATTGGTTGCATTATGCAGAAAATATGTTTTCCTTTGATGTTGAGAAGGAAACTTTTGCACTTAAACCAATGAATTGTCCTGGTCATTGTATGATCTTCGATGTTCGTAATAGATCTTGGCGTGAATTACCGTTAAGAATGGCAGATTTTGGAGTATTACATAGAAATGAAATGTCTGGAGCATTAACTGGATTAACTAGAGTTAGGCGTTTTCAACAAGATGATGCACATATATTCTGCTCGGTTGATCAAATTAAAGATGAAATGATTGGTGcacttgaatttttaaaacacgtATATTCTGTGTTTggttttacatttaatttatgtttatctACAAGgcctgaaaaatatttaggagATTTAGAAATGTGGAATCAAGCAGAAAAAGCATTAGCAGAAAGTTTAGATGCATTTGGAGaacaatggaaaattaatccaGAAGATGGTGCATTTTATGGcccaaaaattgatataacaaTTATGGATGCACTTAAAAGAGCTCATCAGTGTGCCACTATTCAATTGGATTTCCAATTAccaattagatttaatttatcttatgtTAA cgaAGCTGGAGAAAAAACGAGACCAGTAATTATTCATAGAGCGATTTTGGGTTCTGTAGAAAGAATGATTGCAATTTTAACAGAATCTTATGCTGGAAAATGGCCATTTTGGTTATCTCCGCGGCAAGTAATGGTTATACCAGTAAGTTCTCAGTTTGATGATTATGCCATACAAGTAAAAGATAAACTTTGGAATGATGGATTTATGGCAGAACTTGACACAGATCCAAGTGAtactctaaataaaaaaattagaaacgcCCAACTTGCTcagtttaatttcattcttg ttgTTGGAGAAAAAGAACTTAATGCTGGTACAGTAAATGTACGAACTAGAGATAATGTGGTACATGGAGAAATTCTTGTTGATGATCTACTTAAAAAATTCCGaatattcaaagaaagaaaagataaaaattgtgaagaaaatttttag
- the LOC412200 gene encoding threonine--tRNA ligase, cytoplasmic isoform X2, with the protein MLTTFFIRNNRNFYNVSKRTHAWTKMKKKKIAVTDEKSISELNPWPNYIQDRIILWDKLKAEYEESLASKSMTDIKVILPDGKEIIAQSWHTTPYEIAKNISQGLADNTIIAKVNNELWDLDRPLEFNCKLELLKFDHPDAQQVFWHSSAHILGETMERVYGGCLCYGPPIENGFYYDMYLDDKGISNLDFPFLESLYKSIVKDKQPFERLEMTKEDLLEMFKYNEFKIRIINEKIHTPTTTVYRCGPLIDLCRGPHIRHTGKVKAIKITKNSSTYWEGNANAESLQRVYGISFPDTKQLKEWEKFQEEAAKRDHRKIGKEQELFFFHELSPGSCFFQPRGAYIYNTLVEFIRSEYRKRGFQEVVTPNIYNNKLWQTSGHWLHYAENMFSFDVEKETFALKPMNCPGHCMIFDVRNRSWRELPLRMADFGVLHRNEMSGALTGLTRVRRFQQDDAHIFCSVDQIKDEMIGALEFLKHVYSVFGFTFNLCLSTRPEKYLGDLEMWNQAEKALAESLDAFGEQWKINPEDGAFYGPKIDITIMDALKRAHQCATIQLDFQLPIRFNLSYVNEAGEKTRPVIIHRAILGSVERMIAILTESYAGKWPFWLSPRQVMVIPVSSQFDDYAIQVKDKLWNDGFMAELDTDPSDTLNKKIRNAQLAQFNFILVVGEKELNAGTVNVRTRDNVVHGEILVDDLLKKFRIFKERKDKNCEENF; encoded by the exons atgttgacGACTTTCTTTATTCGCAATAATAGAAACTTTTATAATGTTTCTAAAAGGACACATGCTTGG acgaaaatgaagaaaaaaaagattgccgTTACAgatgaaaaatctatttccGAATTAAATCCTTGGCCAAATTACATTCAG GATCGTATTATATTGTGGGATAAGCTTAAAGCAGAATATGAAGAATCATTAGCTTCAAAATCAATGACTGATATAAAAGTGATTCTTCCTGATGGAAAGGAAATTATTGCTCAATCTTGGCATACAACACCATATGAAATTGCTAAGAATATTAGTCAAGGTTTAGCAGATAATACTATAATTGCTAAGGTTAATAATGAATTGTGGGATCTTGATAGAcctttagaatttaattgcaAACTTGAACTTCTTAAATTTGATCATCCAGATGCCCAACAAGTTTTTTGGCATTCCAGTGCTCATATTTTGGGAGAAACTATGGAAAGAGTTTATGGTGGTTGTTTATGTTATGGACCACCAATAGAAAAtggattttattatgatatgtaTTTAGATGATAAAGGAATTTCTAATTTAGATTTTCCATTTCTGGAAAGtctttataaaagtatagtGAAAGACAAACAACCATTTGAGAGATTAGAAATGACTAAGGAAGACCTTTTAgagatgtttaaatataatgaatttaaaattcgaattattaatgaaaaaatacataCTCCTACCACTACAGTATATAGATGTGGTCCACTAATTGATTTATGCAGAGGACCACACATTAGACATACTGGAAAAGTTAAAGCTATTAAAATCACCAAAAATTCTTCTACTTATTGGGAAGGAAATGCCAATGCAGAATCTTTACAAAGAGTTTATGGTATTAGTTTTCCAGATACTAAGCAATTAAAAGAATGGGAAAAGTTCCAGGAAGAAGCTGCTAAACGAGATCACAGAAAAATAGGAAAGGAAcaagaattattcttcttccatGAACTTTCTCCAGGATCATGTTTCTTTCAACCACGTGGagcttatatttataatactttagtTGAATTTATTCGTTCTGAATATAGAAAACGAGGTTTTCAAGAGGTAGTCACacctaatatttataataataaattatggcAAACATCCGGTCATTGGTTGCATTATGCAGAAAATATGTTTTCCTTTGATGTTGAGAAGGAAACTTTTGCACTTAAACCAATGAATTGTCCTGGTCATTGTATGATCTTCGATGTTCGTAATAGATCTTGGCGTGAATTACCGTTAAGAATGGCAGATTTTGGAGTATTACATAGAAATGAAATGTCTGGAGCATTAACTGGATTAACTAGAGTTAGGCGTTTTCAACAAGATGATGCACATATATTCTGCTCGGTTGATCAAATTAAAGATGAAATGATTGGTGcacttgaatttttaaaacacgtATATTCTGTGTTTggttttacatttaatttatgtttatctACAAGgcctgaaaaatatttaggagATTTAGAAATGTGGAATCAAGCAGAAAAAGCATTAGCAGAAAGTTTAGATGCATTTGGAGaacaatggaaaattaatccaGAAGATGGTGCATTTTATGGcccaaaaattgatataacaaTTATGGATGCACTTAAAAGAGCTCATCAGTGTGCCACTATTCAATTGGATTTCCAATTAccaattagatttaatttatcttatgtTAA cgaAGCTGGAGAAAAAACGAGACCAGTAATTATTCATAGAGCGATTTTGGGTTCTGTAGAAAGAATGATTGCAATTTTAACAGAATCTTATGCTGGAAAATGGCCATTTTGGTTATCTCCGCGGCAAGTAATGGTTATACCAGTAAGTTCTCAGTTTGATGATTATGCCATACAAGTAAAAGATAAACTTTGGAATGATGGATTTATGGCAGAACTTGACACAGATCCAAGTGAtactctaaataaaaaaattagaaacgcCCAACTTGCTcagtttaatttcattcttg ttgTTGGAGAAAAAGAACTTAATGCTGGTACAGTAAATGTACGAACTAGAGATAATGTGGTACATGGAGAAATTCTTGTTGATGATCTACTTAAAAAATTCCGaatattcaaagaaagaaaagataaaaattgtgaagaaaatttttag